The Archaeoglobaceae archaeon genomic sequence GGACTTTTTGGGAACTCTATGAGTGTGCAATGGAAAATTCCAAGCCACTCATTAGCTACGGCATTTCAGCTTCGGGAGCCTCAAAAATTTTGGGTATAGAGAGGCATTGCCCGCTATCTACCTGATTAAAGTAATTTAATTTTCATAATCTCTGCGTAGAATTACGTGTTCCATCAGCATCGCTACCAATACCCCTAAGACAAAACCATTGCCAATTATTGGTCTCAAGATCTCGGGAAAACTGGTCAAAACTGATTCTGGAAGAAAGGTGACGATTATGCTCAGAAGCAATGGAAAGCCGATTACAAAGCCAGAAGCTGTGTCTTTAAACTTGATCATAGGAATTCCGACCGCGACTTGGGAGCACATTATATATAAAAATACACTGCCTATAACAACCTTTGGAATTGCCTCGATTAGAGAGATCACAAAGGGCGTGAACGCGAGGATCAATAGGATAAATCCAGCGGGAACAAGGGCGTATCTTGATGCGCACTTCGTCGCTGAGATTATCCCGGGGCTCATGGAGTAGTTTACAGATCCTATAACTCCAAAAAATCCCGAAAGGATATTAGACAAACCAGTCAGCGTTACACCTCTCTTTGCTCGAAATTCAGTGTCTTCAAGTTTAAGAGTTCCTGCCAAGGAGTATATTGAACTCAGATCGTTGATGGCGAGGGCAAAAAAGCAGATCATGAAGGATATAATTACCTCTAACCTGAAAGAAGGTGTGATATTGATTTCGGAAAAGACATTCAGGGGATCTGGGTTCAGAATTTCATAATGCTGAGGAAAGATTAGACTATAGACAGCAGAACCAAGAATGAGGCTCCATAGAATTAAGCTCGAATTCCAGAACCCCCTGAGCTTTTTGTTTAGGATAAAAAGCATGATAACGAACAAAATTGAAAAAGCGAAGTTGTAACCGGCATTAGGTGTATCCAAAGTGATCATCTCCATTATAAGGGGCGATAGGGTAATTGCTACCAAGATTAAAACCACTGCAACTATATTCTCAGTGAAAAGCTTTCGCAAGAGGTTTAGCGATCCTGTAATGCCAAAAAAGAATATAACAACGCCTCCAATCGCAATTGCTGTGTATATTGTGCTAAAATCACTCCCCATGCTTGCATAAATCCCAGCGATAAGAACGGAAGCGGGTCCAACTACGAGAGGCAATCTGTGACCAATAAAAAGCTGAGCGAGCATCGTTATTCCAGAAATTAGAAATATTTTTTGGATGTAACCAATTCTATCTGTTGGATTCTCAAATTGAATTTCCGCAACAATTCTACCGCCTATAATAAGAATTGCAGCTATTATTGCAAACCACTGCAAACTTAAGGCTATAAGCACCTTCTTGGGCGGGATTTCATCGAGTTGGTATTCAAGTTCCACCCAGCCACTAAATTCTTAAATTTTATAAATATTTCTATTTAGTTTTTATTCGCAGAATCGAGATTTGGGGAGTTTACAACTCCAAAAGTATTTTAATTCGAAAAACTATTTCGACTGTGGAGCCAAGAGCACTATTAGAAGTAATCAAGCCAAAACAGACCTTATTGCTCATGATCACGTTTTTGGTGAGCTTTCTCGTAGCGGGAGGAAGAGAAACTCTGCCCTTGTGCTTTCTTGCAACCTTTCTAACAATCTCAGGCACCACTGCTTTGAACATGTGGATCGATCGGGACATCGATGCGATCATGATGAGAACCCGAAGCCGACCAATTCCCGCTGGTGAGCTAAGCCCAATAGCTTGTGCTATCTATGGATCAATCCTTTTTGTTTCGGGGCTTCTTATTGCGTTATTCGTGAGCCTTGAGTTCGCTTTTGTCCTCTTTTTGGGTCTTATCTTCGACATTCTCGTTTATACTCTTCTGCTCAAGAGAAAAAGCCCCTATTCGATCATCCTTGGAGGCTTTGCGGGAGCCATGCCTGCTTTAGCTGGCTGGGTTGCGGTTAAAGGCTTTACTCTGCCGGGATTTTTGATCTCTGGGATCGTGCTCCTCTGGATCCCCTCACACATCTGGTTCATAGTGATGCATTACGAGGAGGACTACAGAAGAGCGAGAATTCCAATGTTTCCGCTTATTGCTGGCATTAAGAAGGCTTCATGGGCTATTGTCTTCGCTACTCTGCTCATGCTAATTTTGGCAACCTCATTGTATTTCTTGATCCCTCTACATGCCATCTATTTGGCTATATCAATTCCAGCGATTCTCTTATTTCTTTTCAAAGCCATTAAGTTTGCAATTGCTCCAAAAAAAGAAAAAGCGAGGGGGATGTATAAGCTCGCAAGCTTAACCCTTGGGGCGGTCTTCTTTGCGTTGCTATTCGGTGCATTTTTATAACTGAAATGCCATGGGTTGTTGATGTGGAGCATTCTTAAAGCTTTGAGAGAGAAACCAGAGATCCTATATGAGTCGCAGAAAAGACGCGGTTTGAGCTTGGAAGTTGTAGATCGTGCTATAGAGCTCGATAAAAAATGGAGAGAGAAGTTAAAAGAAACGAATATGCTCAGAAAGAAAAGAAACGAATTATCAAGGCTTTTGAAAGATAAAAAAGATCAGAAGCTAATTGAAGAGGCAAAAAAGCTTAGCGAAGAGGTAAAGAAGGCAGAAGAAGAATTAGGCAGAATTGAAAAGGAAGTTGAGGCGATTTTGCTTTCAATCCCGAATATAGTCCACGAAACTGTGCCCATTGGCAAGGACGACAGCGAAAATGTCCCAATTCGCTACTGGGGAAAGGCAAAGGTTTACTTTGAAGACGTCGATGAGTTTGTTAAAAAAACCTCTGGAAAGGCGGAGTATGAGGTAGTCGACTTCAAGCCAGTAAGCCATGCAGACGCAGTAGAGCTTTTTGGCTGGGCTGACATCGCAAGGGCGGGAAAAGTTGCAGGTTCGAGATTCTATTATTTGTTCGAGGACCTTTTGTGGCTTGATTTTGCATTAACGCTTTATGCAATGGATTTTCTTGCAAGCAGAGGCTTCAAGCTCGTATTTCCGCCATTTATGCTTAAAAAGTCTGCCTATGAAGGCGTAACCGCTTTCAGCGACTTTGAAGACGTGATCTACAAGATCGAGGGCGAGGATCTGCACTTGATAGCGACAAGCGAGCATGCAATCGCCGCGATGCACATGAAGGAAACGCTTGAGGAGAGTGAACTTCCTTTGCTCTATGCTGGCTTCAGTCCATGCTTCAGAAAGGAAGCGGGAGCCCATGGAAAGGACACAAAAGGAATTTTTAGGGTTCATCAGTTCAACAAAGTGGAGCAGTTCGTTTTCTGCCTGCCAGAGCAGAGCTGGGAGTGGCATGAAAAACTCTTGGAGAATGCTGAAAAACTTTGGCAAGGCCTGGGAATTCCCTACCGAGTTGTGAACATCTGCACGGGAGATCTTGGCATAGTCGCAGCCAAAAAATATGATCTCGAAGCCTGGATGCCTGCTCAGGCTACTTATAGAGAAATGGTCTCGTGTAGCAATTGCACAGACTGGCAGAGCTATAGGCTTGACATAAGATTTGCTGAGAAGAAAGGAATGCCGAGCAAGGGCTTTGTGCACACGTTAAATTCAACAGCAATAGCCACAACAAGGGCAATAACTGCAATAATTGAAAACTACCAGCTTGAAGATGGCAGGATTGAAATTCCGAAGGTGCTAAGAAAGTATCTTGAAAATATAGATTCAGCGCCTAAGGATTATATAATGCCAAGAAGCTCTCGTAGGGTGTGAGGACTTCGCAGTCATCCTTCCTGATCAAAACCAGATCTTCCACTCTAACTCCACCTATTTTTCTGTAATACAGCCCGGGCTCAATCGTTACAACCATTCCGCTTTTTAGCTCAGCATCAACATCGCCTATTCTTGGCTCTTCATGAACTTCAAGTCCCACTCCATGGCCCGTGGAATGTATAAATCCCTCACCCGCTTTAGTTTCGAAGCCATGGCTTTTAAGACAGTCTTTGACGGCATTGTGCACGTCTTTTCCGTTGATACCCTCTTTGAGCATCGAGATTGCCTTTTTCTTTGCCTCGATTACTGCCTTAAGCATTTCCTCAATCTCTGGATTTTTTCGGATCAAGATCGTTCTTGTAAAGTCCGCGTAGTATCCAGTTCTTAAATTCCTCGGAAAGACGTCAACGAGAAGGTGATCCTCGATCTTTCCCTTTCCGAGCTCATGTGGATCCGCTGAGAGTTTTCCTGAAGAGCATATGGTATCTTCAGCGATCAAACCTTGAAAGAACAGCTCTTTTTCAAGAAAGGATCGAGCAGAATCGCAGCTCATGATCTTTTTTGATCTCAACTTCCTGTAAAGTTTATCAAAACTCCTAAGCAATATCAGGCAATTCTGTCTTATTTTTTCAATCTCATCCGCCCTCTTCACAGCTCTGAGCTTTAAGAATGGGTTCTCGTCAGCTTCGACTTCAAAATGTTTCTGTAGCTCGAAGGCAAGAAAAGCGGGAAAGTCGGTGGGAATAAGAACTTTCTTAGCCCTCCCTTCTTTGAGCCTCTCAACGAGAATTTCTGCAATTGCTTTCCTTGGACTTTTAAGCTCTTTAAGCTTCTCTTCATAACCAAGCTTCTCGAAGCTTGCAATCTCTTTAACTCTGCTCTCCCTTAAAGCCCTTCCAAGCTCCATCTCTGGCA encodes the following:
- the cyoE gene encoding heme o synthase; amino-acid sequence: MEPRALLEVIKPKQTLLLMITFLVSFLVAGGRETLPLCFLATFLTISGTTALNMWIDRDIDAIMMRTRSRPIPAGELSPIACAIYGSILFVSGLLIALFVSLEFAFVLFLGLIFDILVYTLLLKRKSPYSIILGGFAGAMPALAGWVAVKGFTLPGFLISGIVLLWIPSHIWFIVMHYEEDYRRARIPMFPLIAGIKKASWAIVFATLLMLILATSLYFLIPLHAIYLAISIPAILLFLFKAIKFAIAPKKEKARGMYKLASLTLGAVFFALLFGAFL
- a CDS encoding solute carrier family 23 protein, which gives rise to MELEYQLDEIPPKKVLIALSLQWFAIIAAILIIGGRIVAEIQFENPTDRIGYIQKIFLISGITMLAQLFIGHRLPLVVGPASVLIAGIYASMGSDFSTIYTAIAIGGVVIFFFGITGSLNLLRKLFTENIVAVVLILVAITLSPLIMEMITLDTPNAGYNFAFSILFVIMLFILNKKLRGFWNSSLILWSLILGSAVYSLIFPQHYEILNPDPLNVFSEINITPSFRLEVIISFMICFFALAINDLSSIYSLAGTLKLEDTEFRAKRGVTLTGLSNILSGFFGVIGSVNYSMSPGIISATKCASRYALVPAGFILLILAFTPFVISLIEAIPKVVIGSVFLYIMCSQVAVGIPMIKFKDTASGFVIGFPLLLSIIVTFLPESVLTSFPEILRPIIGNGFVLGVLVAMLMEHVILRRDYEN
- the serS gene encoding serine--tRNA ligase, whose protein sequence is MWSILKALREKPEILYESQKRRGLSLEVVDRAIELDKKWREKLKETNMLRKKRNELSRLLKDKKDQKLIEEAKKLSEEVKKAEEELGRIEKEVEAILLSIPNIVHETVPIGKDDSENVPIRYWGKAKVYFEDVDEFVKKTSGKAEYEVVDFKPVSHADAVELFGWADIARAGKVAGSRFYYLFEDLLWLDFALTLYAMDFLASRGFKLVFPPFMLKKSAYEGVTAFSDFEDVIYKIEGEDLHLIATSEHAIAAMHMKETLEESELPLLYAGFSPCFRKEAGAHGKDTKGIFRVHQFNKVEQFVFCLPEQSWEWHEKLLENAEKLWQGLGIPYRVVNICTGDLGIVAAKKYDLEAWMPAQATYREMVSCSNCTDWQSYRLDIRFAEKKGMPSKGFVHTLNSTAIATTRAITAIIENYQLEDGRIEIPKVLRKYLENIDSAPKDYIMPRSSRRV
- a CDS encoding Xaa-Pro peptidase family protein; protein product: MAVIELLKEKNADFFVLHSGGVNFSYATKFKSSSTMFYLIGVDGTDLLLLPEMELGRALRESRVKEIASFEKLGYEEKLKELKSPRKAIAEILVERLKEGRAKKVLIPTDFPAFLAFELQKHFEVEADENPFLKLRAVKRADEIEKIRQNCLILLRSFDKLYRKLRSKKIMSCDSARSFLEKELFFQGLIAEDTICSSGKLSADPHELGKGKIEDHLLVDVFPRNLRTGYYADFTRTILIRKNPEIEEMLKAVIEAKKKAISMLKEGINGKDVHNAVKDCLKSHGFETKAGEGFIHSTGHGVGLEVHEEPRIGDVDAELKSGMVVTIEPGLYYRKIGGVRVEDLVLIRKDDCEVLTPYESFLALYNP